A stretch of alpha proteobacterium HIMB59 DNA encodes these proteins:
- a CDS encoding Cobalamin biosynthesis protein CobT,cobalamin biosynthesis protein, CobT family (PFAM: Cobalamin biosynthesis protein CobT VWA domain; Cobalamin biosynthesis protein CobT~TIGRFAM: cobaltochelatase, CobT subunit) → MAKQQLSNIPKQISNTLNSVNKTIASNQSLKININSNIILEKDDTLNLPSISSLFNYEDMRGASDSFALKKKHHNEKILNQITNQNIDIKEEIIFLERIRYEYLGSQNFLGIKRNIQTKWIKRLEGIKLKKQSDLLDLLLFTLTHFFLDASNGKIWTKKNEYLKKISTKDNHIKIYEYLTNLIEFIDNQRLFAKNSVELLRLIFPKQQDDNQPEDKNTDEGPQEEDVNQQQNNEETQQSSPEKQEITEDVHTPESDLDNQQSSVQGEEIDIEITDQQIEDTLQSIESYKNLSQNYKAATSQYDEIIEAHKLCDLEELIALRKQLDEKNDIYQKQISRLANKLYRKLQSKQNRSWNFDLDEGILDTSKLTRIITNSNNSLSYKKEKEIKFEDTTVTLLIDNSGSMRGKPIMVAALTTDMIAATLEKCKIKVEILGFTTKAWKGGKTREHWLKNGKEKNPGRLNDLRHIIYKSADQNSKKSKINLGLMLKEGLLKENIDGEALLWATSRMTKRPESRKILIVISDGAPVDDSTLSVNNSNYLEKHLKSTILSIEERSNIELLAIGIGHNVGQYYSKAITIHDVEELGGIMFEKIESLFS, encoded by the coding sequence TTGGCAAAACAGCAACTATCAAATATTCCAAAACAAATTTCGAACACTCTAAATAGTGTTAATAAAACTATCGCAAGCAATCAAAGTTTAAAAATAAATATCAATTCGAATATTATTTTAGAAAAAGACGATACTCTTAACCTCCCTTCTATTTCATCTCTTTTTAATTATGAGGATATGAGAGGAGCATCGGACTCATTTGCACTAAAGAAAAAACATCATAATGAAAAAATACTTAATCAAATAACTAATCAAAATATAGATATTAAAGAGGAAATTATTTTTTTAGAGAGAATAAGATACGAGTATTTAGGTTCCCAGAATTTTTTGGGTATCAAAAGAAATATTCAAACCAAATGGATTAAAAGACTTGAAGGTATTAAACTAAAAAAACAATCTGATCTTCTTGATTTATTACTTTTCACTTTAACGCATTTTTTCCTAGATGCTAGTAATGGTAAAATTTGGACCAAAAAAAATGAATATCTCAAAAAAATATCTACGAAGGATAATCACATCAAGATATATGAATATCTTACCAATTTGATTGAGTTTATTGATAACCAAAGACTTTTTGCTAAAAATTCTGTTGAACTTTTAAGACTTATTTTTCCAAAACAACAAGATGATAATCAACCTGAAGATAAAAATACTGATGAAGGTCCTCAAGAAGAAGATGTAAATCAACAACAAAATAATGAAGAGACGCAGCAGTCAAGTCCTGAAAAACAAGAAATTACTGAAGACGTCCATACTCCTGAAAGTGACCTGGATAATCAACAATCAAGCGTTCAAGGAGAAGAGATTGACATAGAAATTACTGATCAACAGATTGAAGATACTCTTCAATCAATTGAGAGTTATAAAAACTTAAGTCAAAATTATAAAGCAGCTACTAGTCAATATGATGAAATTATTGAAGCTCATAAATTATGCGATCTTGAGGAGCTTATAGCTCTTAGAAAACAACTTGATGAAAAGAATGATATATACCAAAAGCAAATATCACGATTAGCAAACAAGCTTTACAGAAAGTTACAATCAAAACAAAATCGTTCTTGGAATTTTGATTTAGATGAAGGTATTTTAGACACCTCCAAATTAACAAGGATCATTACAAATTCGAATAACTCATTATCTTACAAAAAAGAAAAAGAAATAAAATTTGAGGATACAACAGTAACGCTATTGATTGATAATTCGGGTTCTATGAGAGGAAAACCTATTATGGTAGCCGCACTGACTACAGATATGATAGCTGCCACATTAGAAAAGTGTAAAATAAAGGTTGAAATACTTGGATTTACAACTAAAGCCTGGAAAGGAGGCAAAACTAGAGAGCACTGGCTTAAAAATGGAAAAGAAAAAAATCCAGGTCGATTGAATGATCTTCGACATATTATTTATAAATCTGCCGATCAAAATTCCAAGAAATCTAAAATTAATTTAGGTTTAATGTTAAAAGAAGGTCTTTTAAAAGAAAATATTGATGGAGAGGCATTGCTATGGGCGACTTCAAGAATGACTAAAAGACCTGAAAGTAGAAAAATATTAATAGTTATATCTGATGGAGCCCCTGTCGATGACTCTACTCTCTCAGTGAATAACAGTAATTATTTAGAAAAGCATTTAAAAAGCACAATTCTATCTATTGAAGAAAGATCGAATATTGAGTTATTAGCTATTGGAATTGGCCACAATGTTGGGCAATACTATTCAAAAGCTATCACAATACATGACGTAGAAGAACTAGGTGGAATTATGTTCGAAAAAATAGAGTCTTTATTTAGTTAA